In Simplicispira sp. 125, one DNA window encodes the following:
- the tsf gene encoding translation elongation factor Ts, whose translation MAAITASMVAELRGKTDAPMMECKKALTEADGDMAKAEELLRVKLGTKAGKAASRITAEGVVACYIAGNTGGLIEVNSETDFVSKNDSFLAMTQAAAELVGKHNPADLAALGALPYEQDSFGPTLEDVRKGLIGKIGENMSFRRFKYFGSSSKLASYLHGTRIGVVVEYEGDEIAAKDVAMHIAAMKPVALTSADVPAELIEKERSVAAAKAAEDAAKATAEGKPVQSDEIVAKRIEGGVQKYLKEVSLFNQAFVKNDKQTVEQMLKATGTTVKGFTLYVVGEGIEKKVDDFAAEVAAQVAAAKAAA comes from the coding sequence ATGGCTGCAATTACCGCAAGCATGGTCGCTGAACTGCGTGGCAAGACCGACGCCCCCATGATGGAATGCAAGAAAGCCCTGACCGAAGCCGATGGCGACATGGCCAAGGCCGAGGAGCTGCTGCGCGTCAAACTCGGCACCAAGGCTGGCAAGGCCGCTTCGCGCATCACCGCCGAAGGCGTTGTTGCTTGCTACATCGCTGGCAACACCGGCGGTTTGATCGAAGTGAACAGCGAAACCGACTTCGTGAGCAAGAACGATAGCTTCCTGGCCATGACACAGGCTGCAGCGGAGTTGGTGGGCAAGCACAATCCCGCCGATCTCGCGGCCCTGGGTGCACTGCCTTACGAACAGGACAGCTTTGGCCCCACGCTGGAAGATGTGCGCAAGGGCCTGATCGGCAAGATCGGCGAAAACATGTCGTTCCGTCGTTTCAAGTACTTTGGCAGCAGCAGCAAGCTCGCCTCCTACCTGCACGGCACACGCATCGGCGTGGTGGTCGAGTACGAAGGTGACGAAATCGCTGCCAAGGACGTGGCCATGCACATCGCCGCCATGAAGCCCGTGGCCCTGACCAGTGCCGACGTTCCCGCCGAACTGATCGAGAAAGAGCGTTCTGTCGCTGCCGCCAAGGCTGCGGAAGATGCCGCCAAGGCCACGGCCGAAGGCAAGCCTGTGCAGTCCGACGAAATCGTTGCCAAGCGCATCGAAGGCGGCGTGCAGAAGTACCTCAAGGAAGTCTCGCTGTTCAACCAGGCTTTCGTGAAGAACGACAAGCAGACCGTCGAGCAGATGCTCAAGGCCACTGGTACCACCGTGAAGGGCTTCACCCTGTACGTAGTCGGTGAAGGCATCGAGAAGAAGGTGGACGATTTTGCTGCTGAAGTGGCCGCCCAAGTGGCCGCTGCCAAGGCCGCTGCCTGA